From a single Paramisgurnus dabryanus chromosome 17, PD_genome_1.1, whole genome shotgun sequence genomic region:
- the galnt16 gene encoding polypeptide N-acetylgalactosaminyltransferase 16 codes for MMRRIRANAILILTVAWILGTFYYLWQDSKASSTSSSQPKSHAQKTRLDERTLPLIVTHAPKGDPLGQLLGLFDEKSYLASKTLKAGEDPYRDHAFNLQESDRLGSERSIRDTRHYRCASITFDPDLPSTSIIITFHNEARSTLLRTVKSVLMRSPAHLIQEIILVDDFSSDPEDCRLLSQIPKVRCLRNERREGLIRSRVRGASAASASILTFLDSHCEVNTDWLQPMIQRVKEDHTRVVSPIIDVISLDNFAYLAASADLRGGFDWSLHFKWEQIPIEQKMARNDPTQPIRTPVIAGGIFVMDKGWFNHLGQYDTHMDIWGGENFELSFRVWMCGGSLEILPCSRVGHVFRKRHPYDFPEGNALTYIKNTRRAAEVWMDDYKQYYYAARPSAQGKAFGSIADRLTLRRKLNCKSFRWYLENVYPELKIPEQESPYSVLKQSDLCLESHGTDSLSLTECKSAPDIPESQKWTLVEPQIRQNDLCLAITAFTPGSKVKLDPCNLKESRQKWRPRGPALQHLISGLCLDSQPPSGPPVIAQCRPQMASQSWEPQLIT; via the exons ATGATGCGCAGGATTCGGGCCAACGCCATCCTCATCCTCACCGTGGCCTGGATCCTGGGCACCTTTTATTACCTGTGGCAGGACAGTAAAGCATCCTCAACCTCATCCTCACAGCCGAAGAGCCACGCGCAGAAAACCAGGTTGGATGAGCGCACGCTACCTCTCATC GTGACCCATGCACCTAAGGGTGATCCGTTGGGTCAGCTGTTGGGCTTGTTTGACGAAAAATCTTATCTAGCCAGTAAAACGCTGAAAGCTGGAGAGGATCCATATAGAGATCATGCGTTTAACCTACAGGAGAGCGATCGACTGGGCAGTGAGCGCTCCATCAGAGACACACGTCACTATAG GTGTGCCTCCATAACCTTTGACCCTGACCTGCCGTCCACCAGCATCATCATCACATTTCATAATGAAGCACGCTCCACCCTTCTCCGCACTGTTAAAAG tgtgttAATGAGAAGCCCGGCTCATCTGATTCAGGAGATTATTCTGGTGGATGACTTTAGTTCTGACC CTGAAGATTGTCGACTGCTCTCTCAGATCCCAAAGGTGCGCTGTCTGCGCAATGAACGCAGAGAAG GTCTCATTAGGTCTCGTGTTAGAGGAGCATCTGCAGCTTCAGCCTCCATCCTGACGTTTCTGGACAGTCACTGTGAGGTGAACACAGATTGGCTTCAGCCTATGATCCAAAGAGTTAAAGAG GATCACACTCGTGTTGTCAGTCCTATCATTGATGTCATCAGTTTGGATAACTTCGCCTATCTGGCCGCATCTGCAGATCTGAGGGGAG GGTTTGACTGGAGTTTACATTTCAAATGGGAACAAATTCCCATAGAACAGAAAATGGCAAGAAATGACCCAACACAACCAATCAG GACTCCAGTGATTGCCGGAGGAATCTTTGTAATGGATAAAGGCTGGTTTAACCACCTGGGCCAGTATGACACTCATATGGATATATGGGGTGGTGAAAACTTTG AGCTGTCGTTCAGAGTTTGGATGTGCGGAGGGAGTCTGGAGATCTTGCCGTGTAGTCGCGTCGGACACGTCTTCAGAAAACGTCACCCATATGACTTCCCAGAGGGCAATGCGCTCACATACATCAA GAACACTCGGCGTGCGGCAGAAGTCTGGATGGATGACTATAAGCAGTATTACTATGCTGCCAGACCGTCGGCACAGGGCAAGGCCTTCGGGAG TATCGCAGATCGTCTTACATTGAGACGGAAATTAAACTGTAAATCTTTCCGCTGGTATCTTGAGAACGTCTACCCTGAGCTCAA GATTCCAGAGCAGGAATCTCCATACAGTGTCCTGAAACAGAGCGATTTGTGTCTGGAGAGTCACGGCACAGACAGTCTTAGTTTAACTGAATGTAAAAGTGCACCAGACATACCTGAATCACAG AAGTGGACTCTGGTTGAACCACAGATCCGACAGAATGACCTCTGTTTGGCCATCACTGCTTTCACTCCAGGGTCAAAGGTCAAACTGGATCCCTGTAACTTGAAAGAATCCAGACAG